In Falco cherrug isolate bFalChe1 chromosome 5, bFalChe1.pri, whole genome shotgun sequence, one DNA window encodes the following:
- the CLEC4A gene encoding C-type lectin domain family 4 member A isoform X1 has protein sequence MASEVTYAEVKFKNVSPAAVVKVPLDVKKRESHPQKYPLWLPWLTSLLLLLVCIALVVVLFAAPFFRRGVQPRALQQNFTEWLCVSEVPRGKEGGLTCCPKGWKRFQGSCYYLSTGAMSWDDSKQNCTGMGSHLVVINSEAEQDFLSSELRQISRTENYYIGLSAQEVGQWRWVDQTPFNVTAAFWRKDEPSNKDDQKCVVMHKFSPPPNNWNDVKCERHHRICEAAAVTV, from the exons TACCTCTTGATGTGAAGAAGCGTGAGTCCCATCCCCAGAAATACCCGCTATGGCTCCCATGGCTGACctcactgctgctcctcttggTGTGCATTGCCCTTGTTGTTGTTCTCTTTG ccgctcCCTTCTTCCGTAGAGGTGTCCAGCCCAGAGCCCTACAACAGAATTTCACAGAGTGGCTGTGTGTCTCAGAGGTGCCACGAGGCAAAG AGGGAGGCTTGACGTGCTGCCCCAAGGGCTGGAAGCGCTTTCAAGGAAGCTGCTATTACCTGTCCACTGGTGCGATGTCCTGGGATGACAGTAAGCAGAACTGCACTGGGATGGGCTCCCACCTGGTGGTGATCAACAGCGAAGCCGAGCAG GATTTCCTCTCTAGTGAGCTAAGACAAATTTCAAGAACAGAGAATTACTACATCGGCCTGAGTGCACAGGAGGTGGGCCAGTGGCGCTGGGTGGACCAGACTCCATTTAATGTGACGGCAGC GTTCTGGAGGAAAGATGAACCCAGTAACAAGGATGATCAGAAGTGCGTTGTAATGCATAAGTTTTCACCACCACCTAACAACTGGAACGATGTCAAATGTGAGCGTCATCATCGAATTTGTGAAGCTGCAGCAGTAACTGTGTGA